One Salvelinus fontinalis isolate EN_2023a chromosome 11, ASM2944872v1, whole genome shotgun sequence DNA window includes the following coding sequences:
- the LOC129865934 gene encoding fatty acid-binding protein, intestinal-like has product MAFNGTWKVERNENYDKFMEQMGINVMKRKLAEHDNLKVIIEQTGDKFHIKESSTFRNKDIDFTLGVQFDYALADGTEVSGTWEMDGDVLKGKFTRKDNSKVLTTTRALVGGELVQSYNYDGVDAKRIFKKA; this is encoded by the exons ATGGCATTCAACGGGACCTGGAAAGTTGAACGCAACGAGAACTATGACAAGTTTATGGAGCAGATGG GCATCAATGTGATGAAGAGGAAGTTGGCTGAACATGACAACCTGAAGGTTATCATCGAGCAGACAGGAGACAAGTTCCACATCAAGGAATCCAGCACCTTCCGTAACAAAGACATCGACTTCACCCTGGGCGTACAGTTTGACTACGCCCTGGCCGACGGCACCGAAGTCTCA GGTACTtgggagatggatggagatgtGTTGAAGGGTAAATTCACCAGGAAAGACAACAGTAAGGTGCTGACCACCACTCGGGCCCTGGTGGGAGGAGAGCTAGTACAG AGCTATAACTACGATGGGGTGGATGCCAAGAGGATTTTCAAGAAGGCTTAA